One segment of Candidatus Rhabdochlamydia sp. T3358 DNA contains the following:
- the rplK gene encoding 50S ribosomal protein L11: MMAKKLIKKIKLQISAGKANPAPPIGPALGGAGVNIMAFCKEFNAKTQDKAGDILPVEIFVYHDKTFTFITKQPPVARMILKEAGIEKGSKVPNRDKVGKLNKEQVMKIAKNKRSDMRARTDEAACRLVEGTARSMGIDII, from the coding sequence ATAATGGCAAAGAAACTCATAAAAAAGATTAAATTGCAGATTTCAGCTGGTAAAGCTAATCCTGCTCCTCCTATAGGACCTGCTCTCGGAGGTGCTGGAGTCAATATTATGGCTTTTTGCAAAGAATTTAATGCAAAGACACAAGATAAAGCTGGTGACATTTTACCTGTTGAAATTTTTGTTTATCACGACAAAACATTTACGTTTATTACAAAACAACCTCCTGTTGCAAGAATGATTCTTAAAGAAGCAGGGATAGAAAAAGGCTCTAAAGTACCAAACCGTGACAAGGTGGGAAAGCTCAATAAGGAGCAGGTGATGAAAATCGCCAAAAACAAGCGTTCTGATATGCGTGCTCGAACCGATGAAGCGGCTTGTAGGCTTGTAGAAGGAACAGCACGTTCTATGGGAATAGATATCATATAA